GTTTAAAGGGAAATGATACTGGACGCGGTCAGCGAGACCAGGGCCCACAGAGCGGTTATTGTGGGGATGCCTGTCAAGGACACTATTAAACTGGTAAATGATGAAAGACTGGTATCCAATACCCTTGACCGCGAACTGCTCTGGCAGGTACAGACGCCGCAGGTGTTTGAGGCCTCTCTTATCAAGGAAGCTTATGAGCGGGCGGAAAAACTCGGGATAACTGCAACCGATGACGCAAGACTGGTGGAGCGCCTCGGTGAAAAAGTTAAGATGATAAACGGCTCTTACGAGAACATTAAAATAACAACGCAGGAAGACCTTATACTGGGAGAAGCGATATTAAGCTCAAGACAGCGGCAATAGGGCTGGCTGCCGGGTTCCTCAGCGGGCTCGTCGGCATAGGAGGGGGCATCATCATGGTGCCTGCCATGGTGTATTTTTTGTCCATGACACAGCACAGGGCGCAAGGGACATCCCTTACGGTCATTATACCGACAGCGGCGGTGGGAGCAATGTATTACGGACGGGCCGGCCATATTAATTTACATTATGTGATCTGGCTGTCTATCGGGAGTTTTGCCGGAGCCTATCTGGGCAGCTTTTGGGCGGGAAAGCTTTCGGAGCGCTCGCTCAAGATAATTTATGCGGTCTTCATGATCGCTGTAGGGATAAAGATGTTCTTATGAGCACAGCAACACTATTGCTGGTGATAGCGGCGGGGGGTCTTACAGGGGTCTTTAGCGGGCTTCTGGGAGTGGGCGGGGGCACCATCCTGATACCTGCGGCCGTCTTTATACTTGGCGCTTCGCAGCATCTTGCTCAGGGAGTATCCCTTGCCGTCATCATCCCGACGGCTTTTATGGGCGCTTACGCCTACTATATGAGAGATCAGGTGGATCTTCAAAAAGCACTGTACCTTATCCTTGGTTCGGTTATTGGAGCCTATCTTGGGTCTGCGCTTGCCTGCTCTTTTTGCTCAAGGGACCTCAAAATGATCTTCGGTTTATTTTTGATCGCGACCGCGGTAAAATTATTAAAAGATGTACTATCCAGATAAAAAAGACTTCCTGAAGCTGGCCAAAAAAGGCAATCTTATCCCGATATGCCGCAATATCATGGCCGATATCGAGACCCCGGTCTCGGCTTTTGCCAAGATAGAAGGCCGCTATTCGTTCCTCCTCGAAAGCGTCGAAGGGGGGCAGAATGTGGGCCGCTATTCATTCCTTGGCTGTGAGCCGTATATGCTCTTTCAGAGCAAGAATGATGAGATCAGGATAACGGCCTTTGATAAAAAAAAGCGGACCGAAGTGTTAAAAGGAGATCCTTTTGAAGTCCTAAAAAAACTGATGAAGGAACACAGGCCCATGAAAGTGGAAGGGCTTCCCCGGTTCCACGGCGGGGCGGTAGGATATATTGCATACGATGCCGTAAGGTTTATCGAAAACATACCCGACAAGAATCCGGATGACCTTGGCCTTGCCGATATCCAGCTCCTGTTCACCGATACGATAATCGCTTTTGACCATGTAAAACACATGATAAATGTGATATCAAATGCCAGGATAAAAAATGATCCTTCCGCTTCTTATGATCTGGCCGTGAAAAAGATAGAAGAGATCATCCGCAGGCTAAAAGCGCCGGTAAAATTAAAACAGCTTGAGCTCCCGGATGAGCCGCCGGAGTTCCGCCTGTCCTCCAATTTTACTAAGATCGAGTTTGAGCAAAATGTCGTAAAAGCAAAAGAGTATATCAAGGCAGGGGATATCATACAGGTAGTACCTTCTCAAAGGTTTACGGCGCCGCTTAAAAGAGAACCTCTTACCGTCTACAGGATCCTGCGCGCAATAAATCCCTCGCCGTACATGTACTATTTGAAGTTCGATGATGTAAAGCTTATCGGGTCCTCGCCCGAAGTCATGGTAAGACTGGAAGGAACAAAGTCCACCGTCCGTCCCATTGCCGGGACCCGCAAAAGAGGCTCCGGAGAAGAAGAGGACCTCGCCCTTGAAAGAGAGCTCTTGAGCGATGAAAAGGAAAAAGCGGAGCATATAATGCTGGTGGACCTGGCAAGGAACGATCTCGGAAAGGTTTGTGAAAAGGGCAGCGTTAAGGCCACCCGGCTAATGGATGTAGAAAAATATTCCCATGTCATGCATATAGTTTCGAATGTTGAAGGAACGCTCGAAAAAGGAAAAGACGCTTTTGACCTTTTTAAGGCCGCGTTCCCAGCAGGGACCGTGTCCGGCGCTCCAAAGATAAGGGCGATGGAGATAATCGATGAGCTGGAAAACACTAAACGCGGGCCGTACGCGGGAGCGGTGGGGTACTTTGATTTTTACGGCGACCTTGACACCTGCATTACGATCAGGACGATCCTGGTAAAAAATAAGACCGCTTATGTTCAGGCGGGGGGGGGGATCGTCCTTGATTCTTCGCCTTCAAAAGAATACGAGGAAAGCTGCAATAAGGCCAGGGCTCTTATCCGGGCGCTAAAATGATAAACTTCAGGCTACTCAGGAATTCTGATACCGCGCTGTGGATCTGCGCGGCGCTGCTTGTCATTATCGGTTTTCTGTCCATCTATTCCTCAACTTTTTCGATGCTTTCAAAAAAGAGCACGGTATTTGACGATATCAGGCCGGACCCTTTCATGTTCGTCGAGCGGCATCTGGTCTCTTTTCTGCTTGGCCTTGCGGCGCTGCTGCTCTTTTCCTATCTGGACTATTCGCACTTTGAGAACACCTGGCTCTGGTTCTATGGGGGGATGCTTCTTTTGCTGGGGGCTGTTGCTGTTGCAGGGTCGCAAACTTACGGGGCGCAAAGGTGGATCGGGATAGGCTTTTTCTCCCTTCAGCCTTCTGAGATAGCCAAATTGGTGATGATCTTTGCGGTGGGAAGGTTCATCAGCGTAAGAGGAGGCTTAAAGACCCTTTCCGACCTGCTCCTGCTGGGCATTTTGATAGGGGTCCCGTTCCTTCTCATCTTTAAGCAACCGGACCTGGGGACTTCCCTTGTCCTCGTGGCGATAACCTACGGCATGGCGCTGACCGGAGCTCCGTCCCTTGCAGTTGTTCTTGCTCTAATAGCGCCTTTGTTGAGCGTGGTCTTTTGCTTTCATCCCGTCCTGTGGGCTGTTTATCTTATTGCGCTCTGCGGGCTCCTGTGGGTGCTCAAACCCGGGCTCTGGGAAAGCTGCTCCGTTTTTGGCGCCGGCCTTGCGGCAGGGCTTCTTCTGCCGCAGCTGTGGAATATGCTCAAGGGATACCAGAAAGAAAGATTTCTTTCTTTTCTTAACCCGGGGGCGGACCCCTTTGGCGCAGGTTACCATACTATACAATCGCAGATAGCCATAGGCTCCGGCGGCTTTTTCGGCTCCGGATTCCTGCGGGGCACGCAGACCCAGCTGCAGTTCATTCCCCAGCAGTGGACCGATTTCATATTTTCGGCTGTCGGCGAGGAGTTCGGGCTTATCGGCACAATGCTGGTGCTTCTCCTTTTTCTAACTATCATCTGGAGGGCGCTTGCCATTGCCCTGGGATCCAGGGACCTCTTTGGCTCGCTCGTTGCAGTGGGGATAGCTTCGATGTACCTGTTCCATGTTTTTGTCAACATCGGCATGACGCTGGGGATGGCTCCCGTTGTCGGCATTCCTCTGCCGCTGGTCAGTTTTGGAGGGACCTCGCTAATTATGAACCTGGCCTCGATAGGCGTGCTTCAGAGCATTTCCATGCGCAGGGTCAAACTTTTCTTCTGATCATTTCTTAAGTTTGAAAAGTGTTTCCACATCGCCCTCGGCCTCGAACCTCTCGCCCTTAAGATGTACCACGACCTTTTTTGTCTTGAGCCATTCGTCCCTGCGCTTTAACAGCACATTGCCAAAAAGCGAGATGGTCTCTTTATCCTCATTGTAAAGCGCGCTGTCAGACTTTGCCTGCTGTCCCTTTTGCTTTACGGTAACGCCGCCCCGGGCAACTGCGTTGCCGCTCTCAAGAGAGAGGTCAAAGGACGAACAGTTAAGTTCGGTCTCGCTCTCAAGCGCTTTTTTGGTTTCGGGGTTCCTTAGGCTTTTGAGCCTTTCTTTTTTTATGAGCGGTGCGCTTTTAAAGACGATCTTTGTATTTCCCGTCAGGACCATCCTGCTGGCAGAAGTGTCGTAGCTCATCAGGTCGCAGAAAGCTTTTTTGTCTTTTTGAATTACAGAAACACCGTCAAAAAAACTGATATTGCCGGTCTCGTTAAAGACCTCGGCTGCGGATGAGCGCACAGCGGTATTTTTCTTTCTTGTTCCCTTTGTCTTCATCAGGACATTTCCCATTAGACGGGACCTCTTCTCAAGATAGAATACTTCAAGTGTCGTGCAGGAAAGCGTGAGGTCCTTTCCCAGGACCAGAGGGCTGCCGAAAAAAGAGGCTCTTTCGGTCCTGTGGTCATACTTCATGGAGTTAAAAGAAAAACGGGAAAAATCCCCTTTGCCCTTAAGGTCCACGAGCGCGGAGGCCCTTTTTGCAGAGCCCGGGCCTCCAAAAGCGGAGGTCTCTTTGAGCGAAGTGTTCACCTCGACCCTTCCCGTCTTAATGTTCTTGATCACGACCTTGTTGTCCTGAAATACGGAGCCGTCCTTAACTTCTTCAAAACAGGCCTTGTCCTGAAAGCGGTTGGCCCAGCCGTATGAGGAGGTAAGCTCAAAGGTCTTTTTACCCTGCGACCAGCCCACGGCCCTGGTGCCGTAGATCTCGAGCACTTTTTCGGCTCTTTTGTCGCCCATAAGGTCTATGTCCGGAAGGATAAGGTACAAAAGCCCCAGCGCCGCGGCAGCGGCAAAAAAAACAGCGGCGGCGATCTGTGTGGTCCTGTTCATGTACGCTCACAATTGTATCAGTTCGTGCCTGTATTATGCTATATTTATATTGCCGTGAAAAGAACAGTTGTCGCAATAACAGCCGCTATCATCGCCGTATTTTCGGCGCAGGCGCTTTGCCAGGAAGGCGTTATTGTAAGTCCGGACCCTTTTGACCCGGGAAGGGGCAGCGCCATGATCTCCTATGTGCTGGAAAAAGATACGGATGTTTTTGTCTATATTTTCGGCCCCGGCGGAAGGCTTTTGGCAAAAAAGGAGTACCGCGCGGGACAGACAGGAGGCTCTGCCGGTTTTAACCAGGTGGAGTGGAGCGGTAAAAGCGAGTACGGGGATACCGCGCGCAGGGGCACTCATCTGGTCAGAATAATGGAATCGGACACTCAAAAGGTGATAGGAGGGGCCAAACTGCTTGTTGCCGAAGGCTATGCGCTTAAGGGCGCCGAGCTGCTTGGGGCTCTTGCCGCGGCGCTTCTTGTGATGACGGGACTGCTGGCCGCCGGCAGGTCGCTGCCGCTGAAAAGGTTCAGTTCCGTATGTTATAATGGGCTTGCCGCAAAACTTAAAAGAATGAAAGGAGACCATGATGGCGGTTAAAGTCGGGATCAACGGGTTCGGGAGGATAGGAAGGCTGGTCTATATGGCCCTGGTGGAAAAGGGCGTGATCGGTAAAGAGGTCGAAGTGGCTGCTGTAGTCGATATAAGCACTGACGCAAAGTATTTTGCGTACCAGTTAAAGTATGACTCGGTGCACGGCAGGTTCAAGGCCGACATTAAGACCGAAAAAAGCAGCCCCTCGGCCGCCCAGGACGATGTTCTGGTGGTTAACGGTAAAAAGGTAAAATGCGTAATGGCCACCAAGGAGCCTTCACAGCTTCCCTGGAAAGAACTTGGAGTAGAGGTTGTGCTGGAATGCACAGGGCTTTTTACCAGCTCCGACAAGGCCAAGGGACATCTTGATGCAGGCGCAAAAAAGGTGGTAATTTCCGCTCCCGGCAAAGGAGAGGTAAAGACCATCGTCATGGGGGTAAATGACGGTGAATATGATGCTTCAAAGCATCACATCGTATCCAATGCCTCCTGCACCACCAACTGCCTTGCTCCTCTGGTGCATGTGCTTCTTAAAGAAGGCATCGGTATCGAAACAGGACTGATGACCACGATCCATGCTTACACAGCAACACAGAAGACAGTTGACGGTCCTTCCAAAAAGGACTGGAGAGGCGGAAGGGCTGCGGCCATCAACATCATTCCGTCCTCTACCGGTGCCGCAAAAGCGGTAGGAGAGGTCCTTCCCTCCACCAAAGGAAAGCTGACCGGAATGTCCTTCCGCGTGCCTACAGCCGATGTCTCGGTGGTTGACCTTACCTTCCGCTCGGCCAAGGACACCTCAATAGAGGAGATCGATTCTCTGCTTAAAAAGGCTTCCGGCTCATATCTCAAGGGCATCCTCGGGGTGGCCGCCGAAGAGGTCGTTTCAACGGACTTTATCCACGACGAGCGCTCTTCCATCTATGATTCTCTCGCTACCCTTCAGAACAATCTAAAGGGAGAAAAAAGGTTCTTCAAACTCGTGTCCTGGTACGACAACGAATGGGGCTATTCAAACAGGGTGGTTGACCTGCTTGTCAAGATGATAGGCAAGGGGCTGTAGGTTTTGTTCGATCAAAAGGGCGCGCAAGCGCCCTTTTTGGTCTTATGGCCAAAAAGGAGGGGAAGATGAAAAAATCCGTAGCAGACCTCAAAGACAGCGAACTTAAAGGCAAGAGGGTCCTTGTCAGGGTGGATTTTAATGTGCCCAGGGACAAAAAGACCGGAGCGATAACTGACGACCGCAGGATAAAGGAAGCCCTTCCCACCATAAAATACCTGGCGGGCAAAGGGGCAAAGGTGATCCTTGTGTCGCATCTTGGCAGGCCCAGCGGAGTTACGGAAGAACTGCGCCTCAATGCCATAGGCGAAAGGTTGAGCTCTCTGCTGGGGAAAAAGGTCGTTAAGCTTGACGACTGCATCGGCGAAGAAGTGGAGAACACCGTTGCAAAGATGGCCGAAGGCGATGTGACCCTTCTTGAGAATGTAAGGTTTTACAAGGAAGAGGAAGAAAACGACGAGAATTTTTCAAAAAAACTGGCGGCGCTGGCGGATGTCTATGTCAATGATGCTTTTGGCACCGCCCACAGGGCGCATGCTTCAACAGAGGGAGTTGCCCACCTGCTTCCCGGGGTCTGCGGGTTCCTTATAGAGAAGGAACTAAAATTCCTCGGCGGAGCGCTTTCAAATCCCAAAAAGCCGTTCGTTGCCATAATAGGCGGGGCCAAAGTGTCCACCAAGATAAGCGTCATCAAGAACCTGGCAAAAAAAGTTGATGTTCTCATCATAGGCGGAGGAATGATCTATACCTTTTTGAAGGCCCAGGGGATAGAGGTCGGCAAATCGCTTGTGGAGGCCAAGTTCCTTGACCAGGCCAAGCTCATCTGGGCCGAACTCAAGGGGATGGAAGGCTTAAAACTCCTGGTCCCGGTCGATGATGTTGTTACTTCTGACATTTCTACTGATGCACCCGCTAAGACCGTGCCGGCAGGACAGATCCCGGCCGACATGATGGGGGTTGATATAGGTCCCGATACGATAAAACTGTTTAAAGACGCGGTAAAGAGCGCCGGTACCGTGGTCTGGAACGGCCCTCTGGGTATTTTTGAGAACCCCAAGTTCGCAAGGGGCACGATAGAGATAGCAAAAGCCCTTGCGGAATCAAAGGCGGTCACTATAGTCGGGGGAGGGGACAGCGCAGCGGCAGTTGACAAAGCAGGAGTGGCGGATAAGATAACTCACATTTCTACAGGAGGCGGGGCATCGCTGGAATTTTTGGAAGGCAAGGTCCTTCCCGGTATCGCGATACTTCAGGACAAATAAGAAAGGGATACAATGGCAAACACCAAGACCCTGGTCATCATCAAGCCGGACGGCATAAAAAAATCACTTACTGGGAACATTCTTTCCAGGCTGTCAGAAACCAAACTGCGCATCCTGGGGGCCAAAGTGATGCATGTAAGCCGGCAACTGGCTGAAAAACACTATGCGCATCTGAAAGACCAGCCTTTTTTCAAGAACGTGGTGGATTATATCTGCGGCGATGTTTATGATAAGCCGTACAGAAGGGTCCTTGCTCTTGTTTATACGGGCGAGGACGCCGTGGGCAAGGTCAGAAAACTTGCCGGCATAACTAATCCGGAAGAGGCAGATCCTTCGAGCATCAGGGGACAGTACGGCAGGATAACCTCAAAAGGGATCTTTGAGAATGTTGTGCATTGTTCCGCGACCCCCGAAGAAGCGGAGGTCGAGATAAAGCTCTGGTTTGAGCCGGATGAGATAGTTGAGGACATTTATCCGACGGAAGAAGTTGAGGTCAAAGTCAAGAAGAGAGTTTGGAAGAAATAGCATAGTTTTGTTCTTGTTCTCGTCCTTGTCCTAGGAGCAAAAGCTCCTCTTGAGCAGGACAAGAACAAGGACAAGGGGACTCGCAAAATATGGATTCCAATTCATTGATTAAGGAGCTGCTTTTGCGAGTCCGGGCCTATCGTATAGTGGTAGTACGCGGCGTTCGCAACGCCGAGATCCGAGTTCGACTCTCGGTAGGTCCATTGATTTAATCCCTTAAAAACCCGATCTTGGCTTTGGGTTTTTCTTTTTCATGCAGCATTTGCCTCAAGGCATCAAAAACGATCTTGAATTGACCGTCGTACTTCTTTTCCATTTCTTCGATCCTCCTTTTTAAGTCCTGGTGATGCATGAGCATTTCGCGCAGTCTTGTAAAAGTTCGCATGATCTGAATGTTGACTTGGATCGCCCGAGAACTCTTTAGCACACTCGATAACATGGCAATTCCCTGTTCTGTGAAGACATATGGCAGGTGTCTTCTGCCTCCCCAGTTTGAGGTGCCAAATTGGCACCTCAAGTTTGTGGACTCTTCTTTGTTAAGCCGGAACATGAAGTCATTCGGAAATCGTTTGATATTCCTATTCACCTGTCTGACAAGCTGTTTAGTATCAACGCAGTATAATTCTGCAAGATCAGAATCTATCATAACTTTTTGTTTCCTTATCAATAGAATCCTCTTTTCAATGACTTCTGCGGGAACCAAGGCCTCACTGTGGTGTTTTTCAACACATCCCTCATGTCCGTGAGCTCGTTCCATATGAAAACCCTCCTTATCCCCGTATTTACAGCAATTTTCGCGCCACAGGAATAGCAGCCCGAAGACTGCAGACAGGGAGCAGTAGGGGAAAATGTCCAATTTCCAGCGTCCAAATGGAGGCAGGGAGACGGCAGACCGGGGATCGTAGACTGCAGACCGCAGATCACAGGCGAGATCACTTATTCTCGAACTTTCCCCGTATAGACGCTTTGCCCATCACTGCGCCAAAAACGTGGTGCCTTATGTCTTCAAACGAGGGGTTGCCCTTTATGTCTATTGTTCTGTTAAGGGCGTACAGTGTGATCTCATAAACATGAGGGCCCGAGCCCTTTTCCGGGTCCGGTCCGGCATAGCCGATGGTGCCGAAGGCGTTGCGCAGCTCCGAGCAGGCGTATGGCATGTACCAGGGAGACGCCGCTCTGCTTATGTTGGTTACCCAGGAGGGGATGTTAAGTACCGCCCAGTGGATGAGGTTATTATCTGTCAGGTCCACCATAGAGATAGAAAAGGAAACGGTATCATTGGGTGCGCCTTCCCAGGTCAGAGGCAGCGAGATATTCCCTCCTCCTTTTATCCCGGGGCCGGCGTATTGAAGGTCAATAACTTCTCCGTCCTCAAAGGCGGAAGAAGACAGCTTAAAGGTTTCTTTGGTTAAGGCAAAGGCAGTTGTGCTGAGCATTATAATGGCAAGCGCAAGAGCGCCCGGAAGCATTTTTTTCATTGTCAGTAGCCTTTCAAGTTCTGTCTACATAATTATAAGCATGCCGGGACGAAAGTCAAGAATGTCCCTGTCTTGACATCCGGTAGCAACAATGTAATAATAGTGCTACTATGACAAAAATAAAAAGGTTCGGGATCTCTATGGAAAAGGAACTGCTGGCCAAGCTGGACCGCATTGTCAGGCTTAAGGGTTATGCCAATCGTTCAGAAGCTCTCAGGGATTTTACCAGGGAGCATCTGGTCGAGGAAGAATGGAAGGACAGGAAAAAGGAGGTCGTGGGGACGCTGACACTGGTTTATGATCACCACGCAAGGCTGCTTTCGGACAAATTGACGGACATACAGCACGATCATCATCAGAATATAATTGCTTCCACGCACATTCATCTTGACGCGCATAACTGCGCTGAAGTG
The sequence above is drawn from the Candidatus Margulisiibacteriota bacterium genome and encodes:
- a CDS encoding sulfite exporter TauE/SafE family protein yields the protein MSTATLLLVIAAGGLTGVFSGLLGVGGGTILIPAAVFILGASQHLAQGVSLAVIIPTAFMGAYAYYMRDQVDLQKALYLILGSVIGAYLGSALACSFCSRDLKMIFGLFLIATAVKLLKDVLSR
- a CDS encoding sulfite exporter TauE/SafE family protein; the encoded protein is MGGGIIMVPAMVYFLSMTQHRAQGTSLTVIIPTAAVGAMYYGRAGHINLHYVIWLSIGSFAGAYLGSFWAGKLSERSLKIIYAVFMIAVGIKMFL
- the rodA gene encoding rod shape-determining protein RodA, which codes for MINFRLLRNSDTALWICAALLVIIGFLSIYSSTFSMLSKKSTVFDDIRPDPFMFVERHLVSFLLGLAALLLFSYLDYSHFENTWLWFYGGMLLLLGAVAVAGSQTYGAQRWIGIGFFSLQPSEIAKLVMIFAVGRFISVRGGLKTLSDLLLLGILIGVPFLLIFKQPDLGTSLVLVAITYGMALTGAPSLAVVLALIAPLLSVVFCFHPVLWAVYLIALCGLLWVLKPGLWESCSVFGAGLAAGLLLPQLWNMLKGYQKERFLSFLNPGADPFGAGYHTIQSQIAIGSGGFFGSGFLRGTQTQLQFIPQQWTDFIFSAVGEEFGLIGTMLVLLLFLTIIWRALAIALGSRDLFGSLVAVGIASMYLFHVFVNIGMTLGMAPVVGIPLPLVSFGGTSLIMNLASIGVLQSISMRRVKLFF
- the nikR gene encoding nickel-responsive transcriptional regulator NikR, which gives rise to MTKIKRFGISMEKELLAKLDRIVRLKGYANRSEALRDFTREHLVEEEWKDRKKEVVGTLTLVYDHHARLLSDKLTDIQHDHHQNIIASTHIHLDAHNCAEVIILKGKGDIISSIADRLIATKGVKHGKLVMTSTGEGL
- a CDS encoding ORF6N domain-containing protein; this encodes MDIFPYCSLSAVFGLLFLWRENCCKYGDKEGFHMERAHGHEGCVEKHHSEALVPAEVIEKRILLIRKQKVMIDSDLAELYCVDTKQLVRQVNRNIKRFPNDFMFRLNKEESTNLRCQFGTSNWGGRRHLPYVFTEQGIAMLSSVLKSSRAIQVNIQIMRTFTRLREMLMHHQDLKRRIEEMEKKYDGQFKIVFDALRQMLHEKEKPKAKIGFLRD
- the trpE gene encoding anthranilate synthase component I; translated protein: MYYPDKKDFLKLAKKGNLIPICRNIMADIETPVSAFAKIEGRYSFLLESVEGGQNVGRYSFLGCEPYMLFQSKNDEIRITAFDKKKRTEVLKGDPFEVLKKLMKEHRPMKVEGLPRFHGGAVGYIAYDAVRFIENIPDKNPDDLGLADIQLLFTDTIIAFDHVKHMINVISNARIKNDPSASYDLAVKKIEEIIRRLKAPVKLKQLELPDEPPEFRLSSNFTKIEFEQNVVKAKEYIKAGDIIQVVPSQRFTAPLKREPLTVYRILRAINPSPYMYYLKFDDVKLIGSSPEVMVRLEGTKSTVRPIAGTRKRGSGEEEDLALERELLSDEKEKAEHIMLVDLARNDLGKVCEKGSVKATRLMDVEKYSHVMHIVSNVEGTLEKGKDAFDLFKAAFPAGTVSGAPKIRAMEIIDELENTKRGPYAGAVGYFDFYGDLDTCITIRTILVKNKTAYVQAGGGIVLDSSPSKEYEESCNKARALIRALK
- a CDS encoding nucleoside-diphosphate kinase codes for the protein MANTKTLVIIKPDGIKKSLTGNILSRLSETKLRILGAKVMHVSRQLAEKHYAHLKDQPFFKNVVDYICGDVYDKPYRRVLALVYTGEDAVGKVRKLAGITNPEEADPSSIRGQYGRITSKGIFENVVHCSATPEEAEVEIKLWFEPDEIVEDIYPTEEVEVKVKKRVWKK
- a CDS encoding YbhB/YbcL family Raf kinase inhibitor-like protein, whose protein sequence is MKKMLPGALALAIIMLSTTAFALTKETFKLSSSAFEDGEVIDLQYAGPGIKGGGNISLPLTWEGAPNDTVSFSISMVDLTDNNLIHWAVLNIPSWVTNISRAASPWYMPYACSELRNAFGTIGYAGPDPEKGSGPHVYEITLYALNRTIDIKGNPSFEDIRHHVFGAVMGKASIRGKFENK
- a CDS encoding 2-C-methyl-D-erythritol 4-phosphate cytidylyltransferase yields the protein MILDAVSETRAHRAVIVGMPVKDTIKLVNDERLVSNTLDRELLWQVQTPQVFEASLIKEAYERAEKLGITATDDARLVERLGEKVKMINGSYENIKITTQEDLILGEAILSSRQRQ
- the gap gene encoding type I glyceraldehyde-3-phosphate dehydrogenase gives rise to the protein MAVKVGINGFGRIGRLVYMALVEKGVIGKEVEVAAVVDISTDAKYFAYQLKYDSVHGRFKADIKTEKSSPSAAQDDVLVVNGKKVKCVMATKEPSQLPWKELGVEVVLECTGLFTSSDKAKGHLDAGAKKVVISAPGKGEVKTIVMGVNDGEYDASKHHIVSNASCTTNCLAPLVHVLLKEGIGIETGLMTTIHAYTATQKTVDGPSKKDWRGGRAAAINIIPSSTGAAKAVGEVLPSTKGKLTGMSFRVPTADVSVVDLTFRSAKDTSIEEIDSLLKKASGSYLKGILGVAAEEVVSTDFIHDERSSIYDSLATLQNNLKGEKRFFKLVSWYDNEWGYSNRVVDLLVKMIGKGL
- a CDS encoding phosphoglycerate kinase — translated: MKKSVADLKDSELKGKRVLVRVDFNVPRDKKTGAITDDRRIKEALPTIKYLAGKGAKVILVSHLGRPSGVTEELRLNAIGERLSSLLGKKVVKLDDCIGEEVENTVAKMAEGDVTLLENVRFYKEEEENDENFSKKLAALADVYVNDAFGTAHRAHASTEGVAHLLPGVCGFLIEKELKFLGGALSNPKKPFVAIIGGAKVSTKISVIKNLAKKVDVLIIGGGMIYTFLKAQGIEVGKSLVEAKFLDQAKLIWAELKGMEGLKLLVPVDDVVTSDISTDAPAKTVPAGQIPADMMGVDIGPDTIKLFKDAVKSAGTVVWNGPLGIFENPKFARGTIEIAKALAESKAVTIVGGGDSAAAVDKAGVADKITHISTGGGASLEFLEGKVLPGIAILQDK
- a CDS encoding LptA/OstA family protein, whose protein sequence is MNRTTQIAAAVFFAAAAALGLLYLILPDIDLMGDKRAEKVLEIYGTRAVGWSQGKKTFELTSSYGWANRFQDKACFEEVKDGSVFQDNKVVIKNIKTGRVEVNTSLKETSAFGGPGSAKRASALVDLKGKGDFSRFSFNSMKYDHRTERASFFGSPLVLGKDLTLSCTTLEVFYLEKRSRLMGNVLMKTKGTRKKNTAVRSSAAEVFNETGNISFFDGVSVIQKDKKAFCDLMSYDTSASRMVLTGNTKIVFKSAPLIKKERLKSLRNPETKKALESETELNCSSFDLSLESGNAVARGGVTVKQKGQQAKSDSALYNEDKETISLFGNVLLKRRDEWLKTKKVVVHLKGERFEAEGDVETLFKLKK